One Actinomycetospora corticicola genomic window, ACGTGTGGAACTCGCCGTTCTCGCCGCACGGGTCGACGTCCTGTGGGAGGTCGCGGAGGAGCTCGTGGTCCCACACCCGCCCGACGATCTCCGGCGGCGCCTGCGAGGGGTCGACGCACACGACCACCGCGCGGAGCCCGGCCGCGAGCATCTCGTGGGCGAGGGCGGCGGTCGGTCGCCCCCACAGCGGGAACCGGGCGGCGAGTCCGGTGCCGTCGAGCGCGCGTTCGCGGTAGGCGCGGATGTCGGCGAGGAACAGGTCGCCGTAGATCAGCTCGTCGACACCGTCGGCGCGCAGGTCGGCCAGTGCGCGCCCGGTGAGCGCCTCGTACGTCTCGTTCGGACACGGCCACGGCAGCTCGACGGTTTGCAGGGGTAGACGCAGGGCATCCGCCTGTGCATGGAGGCACGCGACGGGCACCCGGCTCATCGCCACGACCCCGTCGGTGACGGTGGTGAGGAGGCCGCTGACCTCGAGGTGTGACCGCACCTCGTGCAGCGCCAGAGCACCGTCCTTGCCGCACGACCAACTCACGAAGGCGCTCGCCACGGCCCCACCGTAGGCCGGGCGATTTGCGCCTCGCTGGGGCGGTTCGGCGCTCTACCGCGGGGTAGCCTCGTGGTCTACGACGTCCTGTAGGAGGTGCTCGTCGTGGCTGATGTTTCCCGCCTGCCCGCGGCGTTGGTGGCCCACTGGGACTGGCAGCGGCACGCCGCGTGCCGGGACCTGAACCAGGAGATGTTCTTCCACCCGGACGGCGAACGTGACCCGTCCCGGAGCAAGCGCGTCGCCGACGCCCGGGCCGTGTGCACCACGTGCCCGGTGCTCGAGGCCTGCCGGTCCTGGGCGCACGCCGTCCAGGAGCCGTACGGCATCTGGGGCGGCGAGAGCGAGGACGAACGCCGGGCCGCGCTCCGCCGCGAGCGCTCCACCACCCCGGCCGCCTGATGGCGGCCGACCCCACGCACTCCGACAAGACCGGGAGGTCGACCGTGTCCGAGGACACCGCCACCACATCGTCCCGCCCCGCCGCGCGGGTGCCCGAACTGACCGGGGTCCCGGTGTCCGAGGCGCACGACCGCGCCCTCGACGCCGGACTGCTCGCGGTCCCCGAGAACGCCTTCCACACCGCCGCCGGCCGGGCCCACGTGGGTCGTCAGGACCCGGAGCCGGGCACGTCCGTCGAGACCGGCTCCATCGTGCGGATCTGGATCAGCTCGGACTGACCCGCTCGACCACCCCGTGCCCGAGAAACGGGGTGGTCGGTCGGTTGTGACGGACCCGCGTGTCCGGTTCGTGACGTCAAGTGACACCCTCCCGTCACCCGAGAGAGGATCTCTCTCGTGGTTCCGAGGGGGGAACCCATGAACCGTCCGTCACGCGTCGGCCTGTTGGCCGTCGCCACCGTTGCGGGCGCTCTGCTCGTCGCTGGCCCTGCCATCGCGCAGGACAAGCCGCCGGTGGGCTCGAGTCAATGCACCGACAAGGTTGAGAAGGACGCCTCGGTGACCACCGCGGCGGACGACGCCGCTAAGGAACAGGCGCGTCAGGCCGCTGAGGCCAGTCTCTGCGCGGAGGAAGCCCCGGACGGTGCAGCGACGGCGCCCGACTCGCAGACGTCGGACTCCACGTCGGAGGACCCGCCGGTTGAACCGAACACCGAGCCGGACGCGGAGCCCAACGCAAAGCCGAACGCGGGCACCCCGTCGGCGAACCGCCGCGTGGTCCCCGGCAACGACGCGCCGACCCCGAAGCGCGCCGGTCGCCCCGCGGGCGACCGTGACTGCGCGGACTTCGCGACGCAGCAGCAGGCGCAGCGGTACTTCGAGTCGATCGGCGGCTCGGCCACCAACAACGCCGACCGCCTGGACGCGAACGGCGACGGCGTCGCGTGCGAGAGCCTCGCCGACGACGGCGACAACCAGGACGCCGAGGCCACGGCCACCGGCGACGACGGCTCGACCGCGAAGACCTCCGGCGACCAGGTCACCGAGGTCCCCGAGGGCTCGGCCCAGACCGGGGGCGCCTGATGTCGCGTCGCACCACCACAGCGATCGTCCTGCTGGCCGCGCTCCTCGCGCTGGTCACCACCGCGTGTTCCGGCGGTTCCGATGACACGGGTGAGCCCCTGGCCGCGAGCCAGCAGAGCGCCGCGGGCGTCGTTCCCGGCTATTCGGTCTCGATCCCGAAGCTGAACGAGACCTCCCAGCTCATCGGTCTCGGGCTCAACGCCGACAAGTCCATCCAGGTCCCGCCGCTGGCCGACCCGATGCAGGCCGGGGTCTACACGAAGGGCCCGATGCCCGGGCAGACCGGCCCGGCGGTCGTCCTCGCGCACATCAACGCGAACGGCACGCCCGGGTTCGGGGAGGGCTTCCACACGCTCACGGCCGGCGACACCATCACGGTGACCACCCCGTCGGGGCCGGTCGACTTCGCCGTGACCCGCACCGAGACCGCGCCGAAGGCCGAGTTCCCGACCGCCGACGTCTACTCCGACACCACCGGTCCGGAGCTCAGGTTGATCACCTGCGGCGGCACGCTCGACCGGAACGCGCACAACTACCTCGGGCAGACGATCGTCTTCGCGAAGAAGGTCTGACCGTTCAGGCGCGGTACCGGTCGACTGCGTCCTCGTCCCACTCCACCCCGCTGCCCGGCTCGTCGGCCAGGACCACCGACCCGTCGACGACCCGGGCGGGGGAGCGGAGCACCCCGGCGGCCACGTCGAGGTACTCGAGCAGGAACGCGCTCGGCGTGACGGCGAGCAGGGCGGCGCTGATCTCCGGCCAGAAGTGGCTCGACACCGGCCGTCCACAAGCGTGGGCCACGGGTGCCGCTCGCAGCCAGCCCGTCACGCCGCCGATGCGGGCGACGTCGAACATCGCGTGGTCGCCGGCGTCGGCGCGCAGGCTCGCCGTCATCTCGTCCTCGCCCCACCAGCTCTCGCCGAGCTGGATCGGCGTCGACACGGCGGCGCGGATGCGGGCGTGGCCCGCGGCGTCGTCGGCGCGGGTCGGCTCCTCGACCCACAGCAGGTCCTCGTCGGCGAGCGCGTGGATGCGCCGGATCGCCTCGGGGACGGGCAGCGTCTGGTTGAAGTCGACGGCGAGCTCGGCGTCCGGACCGACGGCCTCGCGCAGCGCCGCGATGACCTCGCGGTCCCGGGCGAGCCCGGCCGATCCGACCTTCACCTTGTAGGCGCCGAACCCGAGCCGGGCCAGCTCGCGCGCCTCCACCCGGACGTCGTCGGGAGCCATCCGCCGCAGACTCCCGTACGCTCGCACCGGCTCGGGCGAACCGCCGAGCAGCCGCACCAACGGCAACCCGGCGCGTCGGGCGAGCACGTCCCAGAGCGCCATGTCGATCCCGGAGATCGCCATGGTGGCCAGTCCCTGCGGACGCAGCAGCCGCAGCCGCGCCCGCAGGTCCGCCTCCACCGCGCGCGGGGCGTCGGACGTCCCGACGACGGCCGCGCCCAGCTCGGTGACCAGGCTCGTCAGCGCCGGCAGCACCATCGGCGTGTAGCAGAAGAGGTAGGCGTGGCCGACCACGCCGTCGGAGGTCTCGACGTCGATGAGCACCAGCGGCGCCGTGGGCACCTCGCCACTCGCCGTCTGCAACGGCGGGTCGAGCGGGGCCAGGACCGGGCGCGCGTGGACCGACCGCACCGTCGTCGTCATGGCCCGCATTCTCTGCCACCTCAACGTATAGCCGCCGGGGGGACTTGCCACAAGACGGCCCCTCGCCCGCACACTTCGCGGCCGTGATCGACGTACTCATCGTGGGGGCCGGACCGACGGGGACGATGCTGGCCGCGGAGCTGCGGTTGCACGGCGTGGACGTCGTGGTCCTGGAGAAGCGCGCGAGCGCGACCTGGCGGGCGGGGGGACTCGGCCTGCACGTGCGCAGCGTCGAGCTGCTGGACCAGCGTGGGCTGCTCGGCCCCTTCGAGGCGGAGGCCACGCGGTTCAGCGTCGGTGGACCGTTCGCGGGCATCGCGTTGCCCTGGCCCGACGACCTCGACACCACACACCCCTACGGCCTCGCGATCCGGCAGGAGAAGATCGAACGCCTGCTCACCGAGCACGCGCTCGAGCTCGGCGCGGAGATCCGACGCGGGGTCGAAGTCACCGGACTCGACCAGGACGACGACGGGGTCACGGCCACCCTCGCCGACGGCGACACCCTCCGGACCCGCTACCTCGTCGGCGCCGACGGCGGCCGCAGCGCCGTGCGTGCCGCGGTCGACGTCGGCTTCCACGGCGAGCCGTCGACCGCCGACACCTA contains:
- a CDS encoding ATP-binding protein is translated as MASAFVSWSCGKDGALALHEVRSHLEVSGLLTTVTDGVVAMSRVPVACLHAQADALRLPLQTVELPWPCPNETYEALTGRALADLRADGVDELIYGDLFLADIRAYRERALDGTGLAARFPLWGRPTAALAHEMLAAGLRAVVVCVDPSQAPPEIVGRVWDHELLRDLPQDVDPCGENGEFHTFVTDGPGFAHPLDAAAGEPYDRDGFRYVPLALRGPSTG
- a CDS encoding WhiB family transcriptional regulator, yielding MADVSRLPAALVAHWDWQRHAACRDLNQEMFFHPDGERDPSRSKRVADARAVCTTCPVLEACRSWAHAVQEPYGIWGGESEDERRAALRRERSTTPAA
- a CDS encoding PASTA domain-containing protein; translation: MSEDTATTSSRPAARVPELTGVPVSEAHDRALDAGLLAVPENAFHTAAGRAHVGRQDPEPGTSVETGSIVRIWISSD
- a CDS encoding excalibur calcium-binding domain-containing protein, producing the protein MTTAADDAAKEQARQAAEASLCAEEAPDGAATAPDSQTSDSTSEDPPVEPNTEPDAEPNAKPNAGTPSANRRVVPGNDAPTPKRAGRPAGDRDCADFATQQQAQRYFESIGGSATNNADRLDANGDGVACESLADDGDNQDAEATATGDDGSTAKTSGDQVTEVPEGSAQTGGA
- a CDS encoding sortase domain-containing protein; its protein translation is MSRRTTTAIVLLAALLALVTTACSGGSDDTGEPLAASQQSAAGVVPGYSVSIPKLNETSQLIGLGLNADKSIQVPPLADPMQAGVYTKGPMPGQTGPAVVLAHINANGTPGFGEGFHTLTAGDTITVTTPSGPVDFAVTRTETAPKAEFPTADVYSDTTGPELRLITCGGTLDRNAHNYLGQTIVFAKKV
- a CDS encoding enolase C-terminal domain-like protein, producing the protein MTTTVRSVHARPVLAPLDPPLQTASGEVPTAPLVLIDVETSDGVVGHAYLFCYTPMVLPALTSLVTELGAAVVGTSDAPRAVEADLRARLRLLRPQGLATMAISGIDMALWDVLARRAGLPLVRLLGGSPEPVRAYGSLRRMAPDDVRVEARELARLGFGAYKVKVGSAGLARDREVIAALREAVGPDAELAVDFNQTLPVPEAIRRIHALADEDLLWVEEPTRADDAAGHARIRAAVSTPIQLGESWWGEDEMTASLRADAGDHAMFDVARIGGVTGWLRAAPVAHACGRPVSSHFWPEISAALLAVTPSAFLLEYLDVAAGVLRSPARVVDGSVVLADEPGSGVEWDEDAVDRYRA